The Coffea arabica cultivar ET-39 chromosome 4e, Coffea Arabica ET-39 HiFi, whole genome shotgun sequence genome includes a window with the following:
- the LOC113741842 gene encoding probable disease resistance RPP8-like protein 2, whose amino-acid sequence MADPVISLVIGRIVDLLNKNSVFLKDVERQVEKLKDDLVWMRCFLKDAEQRQDEDARIRNWVSLVRAAAYDAEDVIEIFASKVEFFTKDKGLVTKLTYYPLKIVNRYKIGKEIKSLQMRLNDMETSRDKYGIKNLGEGTSTHGEELQRIRRSVEDKDIVGFEEKTKSLVAELLKEDKNRRLVSIVGMGGAGKTTLAKKVYNHADVRTRFDCRAWVCVSSSYNHKETLRTIIKQLNPITNELLDMLEKMQEQDLEERLRQDLQDKRYLVVLDDVWKEEAWDCLAGAFPDVNASSRLLLTSRNLEVAQHADALSHPCELKTLGQEDSWQLFLKMALGHGANAGCPPDLEEVGREITRRCDGLPLAITVIGGLLVAKKKLKSEWEKVLNNFSTYLSRSQSGVLAILELSYADLSPKLKFCFSYLGLFPEDHVISVRKLIRMWVAEGIIQKRDAKNLEETAAYDVEQLCSRNMVQVAETTVDERIRSCRVHDLLRELAIRKAEDENFFQIHDTRDDEISAKSRYLAVHSLPLDKNYFGSSTPPLRSLLFFNVRCHRKNISLIFKSFRKLRILDLENVNMYFNLPKGIREVRLLRYLNLRGTYISRLPHSVGCLRYLQTLDIRNSEYRLPVKVSNFIWKLESLRHLYAYWMVCDVPLKIEGLRNLQTLSGIRFEDVMHNNMITLTSLQKLEIVVDDGSEIDKLCMHLSEVGNLKTLHLRCNLDMHWPQSLAGLSCLHHVTELKLVQLELRMLPPDFPPNLSRLSLKSTYLMDDPMPVLEKLGQLSFLKMKATYFGPHHVVISRHGFHQLKFLELSRLLALDETKVEKGALPQLRCLRIRSCSRLRKLPEELKHISSLDALELVDMPKDFISRLDADLVSSVPNLRIFDSLKKRCRHMYFPHGMVAMSRGD is encoded by the coding sequence ATGGCTGACCCTGTTATCTCTCTTGTCATTGGGAGAATTGTTGATCTGCTGAATAAAAATTCTGTTTTTCTGAAAGATGTTGAACGACAAGTTGAGAAACTCAAAGATGATCTGGTCTGGATGCGGTGTTTCCTGAAGGATGCAGAACAGAGGCAAGATGAAGATGCGAGGATCCGCAACTGGGTTTCTTTAGTCAGAGCTGCTGCCTACGATGCGGAGGATGTCATTGAGATCTTTGCCAGCAAAGTTGAGTTCTTCACAAAGGACAAGGGACTCGTCACCAAATTGACGTATTATCCCTTGAAAATTGTGAACCGCTACAAGATAGGCAAAGAGATTAAATCCTTACAGATGAGGCTCAATGACATGGAGACGAGCCGTGACAAATACGGtataaaaaatcttggagaggGGACGAGTACACATGGAGAAGAGCTTCAACGGATCCGGCGATCGGTTGAGGACAAGGATATAGTGGGCTTTGAGGAGAAAACAAAATCCCTGGTGGCAGAACTTTTGAAAGAGGACAAAAACCGCCGTCTGGTTTCAATCGTCGGCATGGGAGGTGCTGGTAAGACAACTCTAGCCAAAAAAGTTTATAACCATGCTGATGTCAGGACAAGATTCGATTGCCGTGCTTGGGTCTGCGTCTCTTCAAGCTACAATCACAAAGAGACGCTGAGGACAATCATAAAGCAATTAAATCCGATAACTAATGAGCTACTTGACATGTTGGAAAAGATGCAGGAGCAGGACTTGGAAGAAAGGCTCCGTCAAGATCTACAAGACAAGCGTTATCTTGTGGTGCTTGATGATGTATGGAAGGAAGAAGCGTGGGATTGTCTTGCTGGGGCCTTTCCTGATGTTAATGCATCAAGTAGACTGCTACTTACAAGTCGCAATCTGGAGGTTGCCCAACACGCAGATGCTCTTAGCCACCCGTGTGAGTTGAAAACTTTGGGGCAGGAAGACAGCTGGCAGTTGTTTCTCAAAATGGCCTTAGGCCATGGAGCTAATGCTGGGTGTCCTCCGGATTTGGAAGAAGTAGGCAGAGAGATTACAAGAAGATGTGATGGTCTGCCGCTGGCCATCACGGTTATAGGTGGGCTGCTAGTGGCAAAGAAAAAGTTGAAGAGTGAATGGGAGAAAGTTCTCAACAACTTCAGCACATACCTGTCAAGGAGCCAGAGTGGGGTATTAGCAATTCTGGAATTAAGTTATGCAGACCTTTCTCCCAAACTGAAATTTTGCTTTTCGTATTTGGGTTTGTTTCCAGAAGACCACGTGATTTCTGTGCGCAAGTTGATCCGTATGTGGGTTGCAGAGGGAATAATCCAGAAAAGAGATGCAAAAAATTTGGAGGAAACTGCAGCATATGATGTAGAACAACTTTGTAGCAGGAATATGGTCCAAGTGGCAGAAACGACTGTTGATGAGAGGATTAGAAGCTGCAGAGTCCATGATTTGCTGCGAGAGCTTGCAATCAGAAAGGCAGaggatgaaaatttttttcagaTCCATGACACCAGAGATGATGAAATATCAGCCAAATCCAGGTACCTTGCTGTTCATAGTCTCCCTCTggataaaaattattttgggtCTTCGACCCCTCCTCTCCGGTCTCTGCTTTTTTTCAATGTCCGCTGTCACAGGAAAAACATTAGTCTTATCTTCAAAAGTTTCAGAAAGCTGAGGATACTAGACCTTGAGAATGTTAATATGTACTTTAATTTGCCAAAAGGAATTCGTGAAGTCAGGCTTCTAAGGTACCTCAATTTAAGAGGCACATACATTAGCAGGCTCCCTCATTCCGTCGGTTGCTTGCGATACCTACAAACTCTTGACATACGGAACTCTGAATATCGATTACCAGTGaaagtttcaaatttcatttggaagcttgaaagtttaCGGCATCTATATGCGTATTGGATGGTATGTGATGTGCCTCTTAAGATTGAAGGATTGAGGAATCTCCAGACTCTGTCAGGCATACGCTTTGAGGACGTTATGCATAATAACATGATAACTTTGACAAGTCTTCAGAAACTGGAGATTGTAGTGGATGACGGGTCAGAGATAGACAAACTCTGCATGCATTTATCTGAGGTTGGAAACCTAAAGACGCTACATCTTCGTTGTAATTTAGACATGCATTGGCCACAATCTCTAGCTGGACTTTCTTGCCTCCATCATGTAACAGAGCTTAAGCTAGTCCAGCTGGAATTGAGAATGCTGCCTCCTGATTTCCCTCCAAATCTCTCTCGCTTGTCTTTGAAATCCACGTATCTCATGGATGACCCAATGCCAGTACTGGAGAAGTTGGGACAGCTGTCGTTCCTAAAAATGAAAGCTACATATTTTGGACCACACCATGTGGTCATTTCTAGGCACGGGTTTCACCAATTGAAATTCCTTGAGCTCAGCCGCCTACTTGCTTTGGATGAAACAAAGGTGGAGAAAGGTGCATTGCCACAGCTCCGGTGCCTGAGAATCAGGAGCTGCAGCAGATTACGGAAGTTGCCGGAAGAGCTGAAGCACATATCAAGTCTTGATGCGCTTGAGCTTGTGGACATGCCGAAAGATTTCATCAGTAGGCTTGATGCGGACCTGGTATCCAGTGTCCCTAACCTCAGAATATTTGACTCGCTGAAGAAAAGATGTCGGCATATGTATTTCCCACATGGAATGGTAGCTATGTCGCGTggtgattaa